The segment ATTTCTTTTTTGAGGtgacaaaaatattctaaaactgacTTTGGTGATGGTTGCACTTTGAGTACACTAAAAACTATTTAACTGTGTGTCTTAAATGAGTATTTTATGGTATATGAAGTGTATGTCAATAAAGCTGTTgccaaaaaatcttttaaaaaacaatgctgatggtcattttatatataagtgaCTAAGAAGTCCAGTCCTTTGACCTACAGTCCTTACCGCACAGGCACGAGCACTCACTGTTCCTGGTGCCAACATCCCAGTGCTGCTGTGCAGACATGATGGCCTGTGCTGATTTGAGCCCCTGTCCATCTGCTCAGAGGCTGCTGGTGACTGCCAGCAATCGCCAAGAGCTGTGTCATCTTCTGATTGTCCTACTAAAGCATTCTTCCCTGGCTCTTAAGAATCAGACCAtttcaacaaatgctggagaggctgtggagaaaagggaactctccttcactgctcgtgggaatgcagtttggtgcagcccctgtggaaaacagtatggagattcctcaaaagactaggaatagtcttaccatatgacccaggaatcccactcctgggcttatatccagaaggaaccctacttcacaatgacacctgcaccccaatgttcatagcagcactatttacaatagccaagacatggaaacagcctaaatgtccatcaacagatgactggataaaagatggtatatttatgcaatggaatactactcagccataaaaaccgacaacataacgccatttgcagcaacatggatgctcctggagaatgtcattctaagtgaagtaaggcggaaagagaagaaataatacatatgtggaatctaaaaacaaagcataaatacaaaacagaaatagtctcatagacatagaatacaaacttgtggttgccaagggggtggggtgtgggaagggatagactgggatttcaaaattgtagagaaataaacaagattatactgtatagcacagggaaatatatacaagatcttatggtagctcacagagaaaacaatgtgacaatgaatatatttatgttcaagtataactgaaaaattgtgctctacactggaatttgacacaacattgtaaaatgattataaataaataagaaatgttaaaaaaaataaaggaaatggataaaaaaaaGGTACAGGATGGTACCTGTTtaatacgcaaaaaaaaaaaaagaatcagaccaTTTCAAAGACTCATGAACACTTTCAGGGACCTAGTGAGATAGCCATTATCAACAATTAGTTGCTGGCACACCATGGGGATTAAAACTGGCTTCTTGGATTAAAACTCAGCagctcaaagaaaacaaaaataagaagtgACATTTGTCAGGTGCTTACTATGTGCTGATCACTGTGGTAAATATTTCACATGTGTAACGGGTTATATACACAGAAGTAAAGAAAATTGTGTGTGGTTTAACAGCTCAATTCAAAATTTGATAAGCTCCTACTACGTGCAAGGCTGAAGCATGACAAAGATGAACCAActacaaaaaagtaaataaattctgAAGTATCTGTTAAGGCATAGTAGATATCCATGATCCCTTTTCTGCAATTCTGAAGCCCCCACAGCTCTGAAAATCTAAAATTCTTCTGATAACTCATTTGGCAGCAAAAATCTGACCTGATCTGGTTATTTGTAACCTTGTCTTTCTAGTGTGAATATTCATACATTTTGCTGCCTGTATGTTAATGTTTGATTCTGGTGTTCTGCCCCGCGCGCCACCAGagtattatgtaatatataagcAACTTCAGATCTTGTATTGATTCTTATTTGTACTTCACCTGTGAATACACACACATTGTCAGCTAATAGTTGCTGCAGTTTTAAAAGCACCACTAAAAATGCATCACTAAAAATGGATAATGTAACAATCCTGTGACAAGAGTTCtcattctcattctttttattcattattatttaaaatcaaataacACTAATAACATACTTCAAAATGTTTAGACCATATCTTTCTTCCATTGGCTGTcattctaaaaaaaatgacaagagaTGACTGTAGTAAAACATGTTTGTTCCTCTATGGaatgtataaattaaaattaaatatatggaACCGACATTTAATAGGATTAATTCAACATAATAACCATCAATTAGTAGTCACTGAATGTCACATTGATAAGACAATGTTTTaggcaatatttaaaaaaaagacaaaaaatttacCCAGAGAGACAGCAACAAGgaacaccattttttaaaatatctttaaattttttctttccccttcattCATTCTATACCATGATTATGTGTAGTAAGTGAACTAGATGATGCAATAATTGGTTAGATTGTCACAGCTCATCATTCAGGTGCTTTTAAGATTTTGGGAATACCAAGTCATGCAGCAGTTCATTCAGATTCAGGAGAACAgtttaatagttattttaaagatCAGTTGCTCAGTAAAGTTTAGTGAAAACACTGGAATTTAGAAAGATTTTGAAGCAGAGATGGCTATTTATCAGCTATGGAATATCCACGAGTTAGTTTCTAATTGGGAATGCATTCTGCCATTTTAAACTACCAAGGATCTAACTTTAAAGCCTTTatagtttttcattaattttttcttagtGATTACACgtttcctttgcatttccaaCTAAATCTCTCCAGGCAGTTACTGGGGAACGAATGAGTTTGCTTATCAAATGGGTCATTAGTCCTTTGAATCCTTCTCACTATGTCACAACTAAGGAAATTATTCAAGTATAGTGCACTCTTTTAAGTCAAAAGAAGCTTTGTTCTTAACTGAATCAAGGGCAATATAAAATCTGACAAAAGCACTCCTAATATGATTTATTAATCCATAGATTCAGGTTTTCAGTGATGTAAAGTTGGGTGAAAAGATTGCCAAAGTTATCTTAACAATAATAGAAAGGACTGCTTTTGTtgccaccaaaaaataaaaaaatcaaaacaaacagataaacaaacaaacaaaaatacagtgCTTTGCGCCTGCTGGAAACCCAGAGTAAATTCTCAAGTTTCCAGGCTCAAAAAAATCTTGTTTGCTACTGTTAATGTACATAAAGGCCACATTTAAAAGCACTCTGATTACATCATCATTTTGTCTTAAGCTTACCATCAAATGAAACTTCACGTCACGACATGCACTGAAAGTGTTTTTGCAACTCAAAATGAACAGTTTCTGTCAGGGACAAGTTTATTATCTGATTGGAtggttctttaatttctttttaatcacaTTTAAACTATTCAGTAATTACATCATTCATTAgttctaagttttaaaaattttaaataatgtttaaatttaaattaaattttaaatgaaagaattttcATGTAAAATCAAGCATATCTGACTTCTAAGAACCTAAGTCAAAATGTTTTGCCTGGAGCAGATATTTTTACTACATTGGCATTATTAGCCGTATTCTCTATAATGATGTGTAAGAAAATAGGTCAgctatttatttatacacagagaTAGGTAAATTGATAAAGACGTCTGGCTAAGATTACACAGACATTTGGCAATCTGGTATAAGAACTCATATTTCTGTAGTCACCGCACATTTTAGTACTGTTTTGCCACAAGTAGCTCCTCCGACACCGTAATGATTTAGCCCAATTTCAGTGCTTTGTGGATGCCGTCAGATAACATTTCCCCTTatcttcaacacacacacatacatgcgcTGACGCAGCATGGTAATGAAAAAGGATACCAATCATGTAATCATGGACAGCTAGAGGTCTAGGCTTGCTTCTGCTCACATGTGATCTTGGTAAGTATCGGCTTTTTGGGGCCCTGCTCTCCCATTTGTTTCTTTGACCCTCAATTTTATTCTGAATCTTGGAACACATCATACCCTTTGACTGAAGATGAGTCCTACCCcaacattattattaataaaggGCGTCCACCGAAGGTTAAATCACATTTTATGCTTTAGCTATTTAACTTCACAAGTAGCCACAGGTAACTGCACTCCAAACAATAGATTGTTAAGTGTTCAGTATTTGAGTTTATGCCACTTCCGACTGATGGAAAAttgtaatataaaatttaaaattgcaaaagtaAAACTAGAAAATTAGGCTACGTCACATCTGAGGGGACAGTATTTTCTTATGTAGCCGATTACAGGTTAAACTCACTCAAGTGAAATTAATCTGAGGATATCAAGAAAATGTTGACAATACATTCACAAATTTTATCGTGATGGTATAATTTATATTCTCGCCACAAGCACTATAAAAATACTTACATTAACCTAGGTAAGgtgtaactatttaaaaatacaattaaacatcTACTTCAAAGAGGCACAAGAACCACATTCAAACATGACTTTTGATTGAAACAAGTCTCCTGGGATTTCCTTCCCCATCATTTCCACTTTGGAGGAGCGGGGTTTCAGGGTAAGAGGGCAGAGAAATACATCAAACCAAGAACTGCCCCAGATCCATGGAAGCATgcactttcttttctcctcctatGTGAGAATGAAGGAGAAGAATAGGAGAACAAATTCTCATACGTTTGTAAATATAGTGTGCCCGTGAGCAGCTGCTCGTGAGCTCACATTTGTGTATTACTTGCTTGATTTACAAAGCTTTTCTACATAATTCGCTGGACTTTCAAAATAAttccatgaaataaaataaatggggtTATTAAtcttgttttacagataagaaagctaGTGTTtagagagaggttaagtgatttacaCATGTACAAATATTGGAGAGCAAAGGCAAGCTTAGAACCCAGGTTTTCCAATTTCTTCTGCTATACATACCACATTGGTTTTCAGACAAATGAAGGAGCTATAGTTTAACAGTAAAGAACTCATGATTCCAAAAACGCAGCTTCATTTGGTGCTTCTTTGGGATCAGGGATGGTTTACAGACCAGAATAGAAACgtacattataaaatatttgacaaTGTGATAAAAATGTCCCTTCAAGGCGGgacatttttaatttacttaatttaaTCAGTAAGTTAAAAATTAGGAAACATTATCTTACAGCCTTAACTCATTATTCTATCTTTACTTTTACTGGTGAGATTGTAAAAGAAAATCTGAATGCTAAATATATCAAACATCTAGCCAATTTTTCTCACTCAGAAAaatcttttctacatttttcctTGTattgaaaatggggcaatttggaAATTTACTTGGACAAAGCAAGCTATTACTAGAAACATTCTATATTTACCTATATTGATAATTCTGATAATAGTTCAAGGTGAATTGAATTTACTTTCTTTGACAATATCAGcatataaatttgtttttcttgtctaAATAAGGACAGTCTACTGTAACAACAGAACATTTCCTGACAGTGgtccttcatttttattttcacaaatatttGCAGCAAAACATTTTGCTTGGATCCTTAGACAcctttataaaacataaaaattttaggagaaataaaatcagagaacaaaaatgagtaaaaaaCTTATCTTCTTATGTCCAGGCAAAATTAAGAGAGGATAAATGTTTCAGAGGATGGTTTAAAACCTGGTACCTTTAACAAGGAACTGTTCCTTTAGGCCTAGTTGATAACTCTGAGATTGTTTATTTTGTAAGTGAACAGTGCACTTTAAAATCCACTTTActatttaatattaattaattaactcaagagaattttattcctgataaaatcTTTTCAATCAGACTATATATGTGCACAAAACACCCATTTCAAACTGTCAAGAAAGATGAGTAATATTGACATATTTGGACGTTAAGGTCAGTTATATGCTAGCAAAGTGAGAGTGGAGGTAATTATGTAGACACTCCAGTTTCAAGAGCAAGTTGTCTGCTTTGCCTGATAATTTAGCCGAATACCAATCTGGTACTTTAACAAGTAAGCGCACTGCTCTGAATCAAATACCTTACAAAATAGTGTTAGCATGGGTTTATGACTTTTTTCAACGCTTTTGTCACATCATTCTGTGCTTAATGTTGGTATTTATCCTGAAATGACACCCAGTTTGTTCTTGGTTCTTCGGCGTGTTTGAAGTCAACAGAAGCACTCTTTCCGGGGCTTTACTGCTTCCTCAGAAGAATGCACGGTATTTGGAACAAAACCGCTTTTAACCCCTTCCCAGCCATCCTGAATACAAATTTCCCCCCGTTTAATAAGCTCGTAGATGTCTCTTGTCAAGATGGTGAAGGATTCCTCTACATTTGTAGCATCTTTTGCCGAGGTTTCTATATACTTCATCCCACAGTCTGCGGACAGTCTTTCGGCTTCTTCCCTTGTGACTTGACGCTGCGAGGCTAAGTCACATTTATGTCCCACCAGCAGAAACACAATCCGAAATGGCTGTACATACATTTTTGCTTCTTCTAGCCAGTCTTTCACATGCTCAAAAGATCGTCGGTTGGTAATGTCAAATACCAAAAATCCACCAACCGAGTTGCGGTAATAAGATCGAGTTATTGACctgaaaaataaataggaaaaaaaaagggttgtAAAAGGACAAATtgttcttttctccctccttcaaACAATGCAGCACCATAATACAATTTAAAGATAGCTTAATGTGATTTAACTGGAGTTTATAAGTCAAATATGGGATGTCGTTAAGtacaaaaaaaattctatgaaacGAATATGCGAGCCAGTTTCATCCACTTGACAATGTTAAAGGAGTTGTTTTTAGAAAGACAATTACAACGTATGTCATCACACACTCAGGAgtacttgttttcattttaaaatatctgatagAATAATTATCACATTATTGAGGTTAAAAGTAGAAAGATCTGGTGCGGGGCAGAGGTTACACAACAAACTGGACTTTAATGACCTCTCCTTGTCATTTAAGCCAATGAGCTTCCCTCTCTGTCAGAAGAAACAAGAGCAAACTTTTCTAACGTGAGTTACAGGTTTAGTCCTGGGCTGCACCAATTCAAGGAGGAGGAAACTGTTCAGGCGTGGGATGTGAATCGGTTGTGCTAAGGGACTGTTTGCCTCTCCGGGTCTAGtctctgctctctgggcctcaggaagCGACCTTTACAGAAAGCCTTCCCCaactcctttcccctctggctgCGGTGGGGTTCAGCCGGTGGGAGGGGCCTGCTGGAGACTGGAGGCCAGTGAGGTATTTCTACCCCTCCCCTAGTCTCTGCCAGGCTGTGGCTCTTAGGTGGTGGTGTCCTCGGCTTCTGGTTGTGGTTCCTGTTGGGCAGCCCCTCTTCCATGGCCATGGCTTCCACCAGGTTCTGGCAGTCTCATTCCCTTTCCTTGTCCCTGCTCACCAGGTCTTTAATGACTTCCCACCGTTGCTGTCCTTGAATGCTTCACCATCCTTTGTTGTTGCCCCTGACCTAGCCTGCATTTCTGGAAATAATCACTTCATTAAACTCTTTCCAGTTACCCTTCCAAGGGTGCCCTTTGTTTCCTGACTGGATCAGGAGGCAAGGTGGCAAGGCcatattgttttatatttcttgTCTTGACATATGTTTTCTCTACTGAGAACGTCTTCTACCCCTTTTTGCCTAGAAAATTCCTATTTCTCTCTTAAAAGTCAGTTCAAAAATCCTATCATATAAGAAGACTTCCCTGTCACTGAACTCTCCCCCTTTACCTCTCTTAGATGCTTCTCTCTCAAATTCCATTGAACCTCTGGCATACTGCCATTATAATTATATCCATTTTTACAATGTACTGATTGGATTTGCTGGTATGTCTCCTCAATTCAAAGCTCTTTGAGGGTCAAACATGGTTTGCCTAtgacaatactgtagagctacagtaatcagaagagcatggtattggtacaaaaacagacacatggaccaatgggacagaatagagagcccagaaatgaacccacaaacttttggtcaactaatcttcaacaaaggaggcaagaatatacaatggaataaagacagtctcttcagcaaatggtgttgggaaaactggacagcagcatgtagaacaatgaagctagaacactcccttacactgtacacaaaaataaactcaaaatggatcaaaggcttaaacataagacaagatacaataaacctcctagaggaaaacataggcaaaacattatctcacatacatctcagaaatgttctcctagggcagtttacccaagcaatagaaataaagcaaaaataaacaaatgggacctaattaagcttacaaacttctgcacagcaaaggaaaccataagtagaacaaaacaacctacagaatgggagaaaatttttgcaaatgaaactgacaaaggtttgatctccagaatatataagcagctcatataacttaataagaaaaaaacaaacaacccaatccaaaaatggacagaagacataaacaagcaactctccaaggaagaaatacaaatgattaatagggacatgaaaaaatgctcaataccactaattatcagagaaatgtatatcaaaactatgatgaggtgtcacctcacaccagccagaatggccattattcaaaagtccacaaatgacaaatgctggagaggctgtggagaaaatggaaccctcctacactgctggtgggagtgtagtttggtgcagccattgtggaaaatcgtatggagagtcctcaaaagactaggaatagacttactgtatgacccagtcatcctgctcctgggcatatatccagaaggaactcttcttcaaaaagatacctgcactccaatattcatagcaacactatttaccatagccaagacatggaaacagcctaaatgtgcatcaacagatgactggataaagaagaagtggtatatttatacaatggaatactattcagccagaaaaatgacaacataacgccatctgcagcaacatagatgtccctggagaatgtcattctaagtgaagtaagccagaaagagaaagaaaaataccgtatgaggtcactcatatgtggaatctaaaaaaaaaaaaaaaaaaagaacataaatacaaaacagaaacagactcatagacatagaacacaaactttttgttgccaagggggagggaggtgggaagggatagactgggagttcaaaatttgtagatactgacaggcatatgcagaatagataaacaagattatactgtatagcacagggaaatatatacaaggtcttgtggtagctcacagcgaaaaacaatgtgacaatgaatatatgtatgttcatgtatgattgaaaacttgtgctctacactggaatttgacacaacattgtaaactgactataactcaataacaaatgtttaaaaaataaaaaaataacaaataaaatgcaCCAAACAAACAACATGGTTTGTCTATGTATCCAACAATCATATCGCCTGGCAAATGAAGGATGTAATTTAATACTTGTTATAGTGCATTAATTAATCTTATTGGAGACGGAAATTGTTAAAAGTTGTGTGAGCCAGAAATCGTATATGTGTCTCAGTTTCCAAGTTAACAGTGGTCTGAAGCATTGAGGTCATCCTTAAGCAAGGTCTTCTGTTACTTGCCTGAGGCATGAAAGATCTCTGCGGAGGGCCAGTGGGTTATATGGTGTTCTCCAACTTTTACAGACCTTCATTATCCTTATTGCTGAAATCACAGCTCAGTTCAGTGACTCGATACCAcaagtaccatttgttgaagaaagtTTACCTCCCCTTTCCGTTTCTTCTGTTTCCCCTTCTCAGAATATCTAGTAGAGTGATTGTCAAGTGACTACTTACAGAAACTTCTCTCAGGGACTAGAAAAACCTCCCACTATCACTGGCAGGCTGGAAGTAATGCAGTTCATTTacgttgttgctgttttttttttttaaattttgagggaTAATTAATTTGTTATTATTCTGCTACTCATCTACATGTGAATTTAGGCAGATGTGCAGTGCCCTAAGAGCAACCTAATAAGGCTGTTATTAGACTGAAAGCTTTAATTTACTCAGCACCAAGTCTGCATTACTCCCTCCCCGCCCAATTAATTTACCATTAGTGCAATTTAAAACAACATGCTTCTGTGGTTAAAAACTCAACATTGAAATGCTTGTCTATTGGGCAAAGGCATGTCTTGTATACTGTAGGAAATGCCATGGGTTTTTTTAGCACCTTTTattcaattttgaaaatatatttggaaaacagTTAGCAAATCATTCTATAGAATAAAATTATAGCaaaatatatgcaatatatttattaataactAGTTGGAATGAGAGGTCTCAATAGGACACCTGCCATTTTCTATACAGTAACTCGATCTCCAGTTTGTGTCTGGATATTGGGTTTAGATTTCCGATGTGGTTAAGCTTCAGATGCAGAATTAGTTGTCCTAGGAGGTAGAGTTTTCCCTAAACCAATTGGGTATCCCTGCTGTCAATTATTTAGGGGAAGACAGGCCTTCAAGACTGAAGAATGAAAATTGAGAGGCAGGTCTTACAGAGGTGATGAGGGAGCATCTGTCTTCTCTGGAACTTCCTCTCTTGGGTTGGGACACTTAGTTCTCTGGAGGTCTTGAAGGTTTTATAGGAAAGCAGGAAATAGACCCTGAAAGAACTAGGTAGGTAAGCCCCCCTGTAAAAGATTCAAGAATTgtaaagaactatattcaatatcttgtaataacctttaatgaaaaagaatatgaaaatgaatatatgtatatttatgcatgactgggacattgtgctgcacaccagaaattgacacattgtaactgattatatttcaattaaaaaaaagttgtaaagAATGATGAGTAACAATTCTTTATAAGCAACAATATCTTGTTGCATGTTATGtcatatctattttttttctgggCTTTGAAAGTCTCACTGAATGAATGGACGatttaaggaaaggaaaaacattaAGGTAGAGGGAgatgaagggaagggaagaagagaagggagaaataagTCAATGGATTCCAATATGGTCTCAGGTGTGTTACTGGAGCATTAAGAGTTATGAGACTACCCTCTGACAAAACTGGTACAGAGGATACAGCAAGCACTCCCTAAATCCAGCATGATGGCGGTGTGATGGAAGGTGAATTACAGAGGACAGGGATCGGGGTCACAAGCTCTTAGCAACCCCTTGTCCCTCCTAAATGGAAGACCTGATTTTGATTATAAAACTGCTGGTTCTTTTAGACCTTGAAAGCTATGCGATCAGAAACTCCTACCCCATTTTCAAAGAGTCTTCTCTCAAATTGTTTTCTCTAACTCATTGTCTTAACTGAAACGTGCTGGTCCCTGAGAATATAGCTTCCCCTGAagcaaacccgtgttgttcactCTGTAAGATCAGAAGGAAG is part of the Vicugna pacos chromosome 33, VicPac4, whole genome shotgun sequence genome and harbors:
- the RAB39A gene encoding ras-related protein Rab-39A; its protein translation is METIWIYQFRLIVIGDSTVGKSCLLHRFTQGRFPGLRSPACDPTVGVDFFSRLLEIEPGKRIKLQLWDTAGQERFRSITRSYYRNSVGGFLVFDITNRRSFEHVKDWLEEAKMYVQPFRIVFLLVGHKCDLASQRQVTREEAERLSADCGMKYIETSAKDATNVEESFTILTRDIYELIKRGEICIQDGWEGVKSGFVPNTVHSSEEAVKPRKECFC